One region of Streptomyces rishiriensis genomic DNA includes:
- a CDS encoding NAD(P)-dependent oxidoreductase → MTDELTVSVLGTGIMGAAMAKNLGRAGHTVRAWNRTRAKAEPLTADGVHVVDTPAEAVEGADVVLTMLYDGPAALEVMREAAPGLRTGAAWVQSTTAGIGAVGDLAAFARAHGLVFFDAPVLGTRQPAEAGQLTVLAAGPSEHRDAVSPVFDAVGARTVWTGEDGAEGSATRLKLVANSWVIAATAAAGEILALAQSLDVDPNAFFELIAGGPLDMGYLKAKTGLILDDRLSPPQFAVTTAAKDARLIVEAGRDNGVRLDVAAASAERLERAAAQGHGDEDMVAAYFASFDENP, encoded by the coding sequence ATGACGGACGAACTCACCGTGAGCGTGCTCGGCACCGGCATCATGGGCGCCGCGATGGCCAAGAACCTCGGCCGGGCCGGCCATACGGTGCGCGCCTGGAACCGCACCCGCGCCAAGGCCGAGCCGCTCACCGCCGACGGCGTCCACGTCGTCGACACCCCCGCGGAGGCCGTCGAGGGTGCGGATGTCGTCCTCACGATGCTCTACGACGGCCCCGCCGCGCTGGAGGTCATGCGCGAGGCCGCTCCCGGACTGCGTACCGGAGCGGCCTGGGTCCAGTCGACGACCGCCGGGATCGGGGCCGTCGGCGACCTGGCCGCCTTCGCCCGCGCGCACGGCCTCGTCTTCTTCGACGCGCCCGTGCTGGGCACCCGGCAACCCGCCGAGGCCGGTCAGCTGACCGTGCTGGCGGCGGGGCCGAGCGAGCACCGCGACGCTGTGTCGCCGGTGTTCGACGCGGTGGGCGCGCGGACGGTGTGGACGGGCGAGGACGGCGCCGAGGGCAGCGCGACGCGGCTGAAACTGGTGGCCAACAGCTGGGTCATCGCGGCCACCGCCGCGGCCGGTGAAATCCTCGCCCTGGCGCAGTCCCTGGACGTCGACCCAAACGCCTTCTTCGAGCTGATCGCGGGTGGCCCGCTGGACATGGGGTACCTGAAGGCGAAGACCGGTCTGATCCTCGACGACCGGCTCTCGCCGCCGCAGTTCGCGGTGACCACGGCCGCCAAGGACGCGCGTCTGATCGTCGAGGCCGGCCGTGACAACGGCGTCCGGCTGGATGTGGCGGCGGCGAGTGCCGAGCGTCTGGAGCGGGCCGCCGCCCAGGGCCACGGTGACGAGGACATGGTCGCCGCCTACTTCGCCAGCTTCGACGAGAACCCCTGA
- a CDS encoding phosphotriesterase family protein: protein MSSVRTVLGDLPAERLGVCDAHDHLFFGSPRLPGEELDSRSAARAELAAFRAQGGDAVVQWTPYGLGRRAADLPSLAREAGVHVVAATGLHQDVHYDGATLDGLRHRLAEVFVTELTEGIGTSGVRAGLVKVAGGFHALDAHTRWTMTAAAEAHHATDAPIAVHLELGTGALDVLDLLCGELGVPPQRVILGHLNRAPDGVAHRQAAEAGCWLAFDGPSRAHHATDWRMPEAVRALADAGFGDRLLLGGDTTTAAARSVDGGPGMPYLLRRVRPRLALAVGEELVARILAENPGRAFGVEWR, encoded by the coding sequence GTGAGCTCCGTACGGACCGTGCTCGGGGATCTGCCGGCGGAGCGGCTCGGCGTGTGCGACGCGCACGACCACCTGTTCTTCGGCAGTCCCCGGCTGCCCGGTGAGGAGCTGGACAGCCGCTCCGCGGCGCGTGCCGAACTCGCCGCGTTCCGCGCGCAGGGCGGTGACGCCGTCGTGCAGTGGACGCCGTACGGTCTCGGGCGGCGGGCGGCGGATCTGCCGTCGCTGGCCCGCGAGGCCGGAGTGCACGTGGTGGCCGCCACGGGGCTGCACCAGGACGTCCACTACGACGGGGCGACGCTCGACGGTCTGCGGCACCGGCTCGCCGAGGTGTTCGTCACCGAACTGACCGAGGGCATCGGGACGTCCGGGGTCCGCGCCGGGCTCGTCAAGGTCGCGGGCGGGTTCCACGCCCTCGACGCGCACACCCGCTGGACGATGACCGCCGCGGCGGAGGCGCATCACGCGACGGACGCGCCGATCGCCGTCCACCTCGAGCTGGGCACCGGCGCGCTCGACGTGCTCGACCTGCTGTGCGGGGAGCTGGGCGTGCCCCCGCAGCGGGTGATCCTCGGGCATCTCAACCGCGCACCCGACGGGGTGGCGCACCGGCAGGCCGCCGAGGCGGGCTGCTGGCTCGCCTTCGACGGCCCGTCCCGCGCCCACCACGCCACCGACTGGCGGATGCCGGAGGCCGTACGGGCCCTGGCCGACGCCGGTTTCGGCGATCGGCTGCTGCTCGGCGGCGACACCACGACCGCGGCGGCCCGGTCGGTGGACGGCGGCCCCGGGATGCCGTATCTGCTGCGCCGGGTCCGGCCGCGGTTGGCGCTCGCCGTGGGCGAGGAGCTCGTGGCGCGGATCCTGGCGGAGAATCCGGGGCGGGCCTTCGGCGTCGAGTGGCGCTGA
- a CDS encoding PPOX class F420-dependent oxidoreductase produces MSKPPLPPEAVELLGRPNPCVMATLRSDGTPVSTPTWYVWEDGRVLISLDEGRVRLRHLRRDPRLTLTVLDADDWYTHVTLIGRVAELREDEGLADIDRISTHYTGKPYPDRVRSRVSAWIEIDRWHGWGALKDSGQAST; encoded by the coding sequence GTGTCCAAGCCCCCGCTCCCGCCCGAGGCCGTCGAACTGCTGGGCCGCCCCAACCCTTGCGTGATGGCGACCCTGCGTTCCGACGGGACCCCCGTCTCCACCCCCACCTGGTACGTCTGGGAGGACGGGCGCGTCCTGATCAGCCTGGACGAGGGCCGGGTCCGTCTGCGACACCTGCGCCGCGACCCGCGCCTGACCCTCACCGTTCTCGACGCCGACGACTGGTACACGCATGTCACCCTCATCGGACGGGTGGCGGAACTGCGCGAGGACGAAGGCCTGGCCGACATCGACCGCATCTCCACCCACTACACGGGCAAGCCCTACCCCGACCGGGTCCGCTCCCGCGTCAGCGCGTGGATCGAGATCGACCGCTGGCACGGGTGGGGCGCCCTCAAGGACAGCGGCCAGGCATCCACCTGA
- a CDS encoding TetR/AcrR family transcriptional regulator: protein MSTAERLIESTRELLWERGYVGTSPKAILERAGAGQGSMYHHFKGKPDLALAAIRRTADELRATAEGVLDGPGTPYERIEAYLTRERDVLRGCPVGRLTMDPEVMASDELRAPVDETIDRIRERIAHLVEEGQEQGQFGPGLDGEAIAATVVATVQGGYVLARAAGSPTAFDAGVRGLLSLLAPRTAD from the coding sequence ATGAGCACTGCGGAGCGACTGATCGAGTCCACCAGAGAGCTGCTCTGGGAGCGCGGTTACGTGGGGACCAGCCCCAAGGCGATCCTGGAGCGGGCGGGGGCCGGGCAGGGCAGCATGTACCACCACTTCAAGGGCAAGCCCGACCTCGCCCTGGCGGCGATCCGGCGGACGGCCGACGAGCTGCGGGCCACCGCCGAGGGCGTACTGGACGGGCCGGGCACGCCGTACGAGCGCATCGAGGCATACCTGACGCGCGAGCGGGACGTGCTGCGCGGCTGCCCCGTCGGGCGCCTGACGATGGATCCGGAGGTGATGGCGAGCGACGAGCTGCGCGCCCCCGTCGACGAGACGATCGACCGGATCCGTGAACGGATCGCGCACCTCGTCGAAGAGGGCCAGGAGCAGGGGCAGTTCGGGCCCGGGCTGGACGGCGAGGCGATCGCCGCCACCGTCGTCGCGACCGTCCAGGGCGGATACGTCCTGGCCCGTGCGGCCGGTTCACCGACCGCCTTCGACGCGGGTGTCCGCGGACTGCTCTCGCTGCTCGCACCCCGCACGGCCGACTAG
- a CDS encoding ABC transporter ATP-binding protein, translating to MSTATAATATRNAARVVDAVKVYGVGDTAVRALDGVNVAFPAGRFTAIMGPSGSGKSTLMHCAAGLDTLTSGGAYIGETELRTLDDRRLTLLRRDRIGFVFQAFNLVPTLTVEENIRLPLDLAGERGESEWIDALVDVVGLRDRLRHRPSELSGGQQQRVAVARAFAGRPDVVFADEPTGNLDSRTGGEVLGLLARTVRRTGRTVVMVTHDPVAAAHADEVVFLADGRLVDRMDSPTADRVLDRLKAFEVPS from the coding sequence ATGAGCACCGCGACCGCCGCCACGGCCACGCGGAACGCCGCGCGGGTCGTCGACGCCGTGAAGGTGTACGGCGTCGGCGACACCGCCGTACGGGCCCTGGACGGGGTGAACGTGGCCTTCCCGGCCGGACGGTTCACCGCGATCATGGGCCCGTCGGGCTCGGGCAAGTCCACCCTGATGCACTGTGCCGCCGGTCTGGACACCCTCACCTCGGGCGGCGCGTACATCGGTGAAACCGAACTGCGTACGCTCGACGACCGTCGCCTCACCCTCCTGCGTCGCGACCGGATCGGGTTCGTCTTCCAGGCGTTCAACCTGGTGCCGACCCTGACCGTCGAGGAGAACATCCGGCTGCCCCTGGACCTGGCGGGTGAGCGCGGCGAGTCGGAGTGGATCGACGCCCTGGTGGACGTCGTCGGGCTGCGCGACCGGCTCCGTCACCGACCCTCCGAGCTCTCCGGCGGCCAGCAGCAGCGCGTCGCCGTGGCACGGGCGTTCGCCGGCCGGCCGGACGTGGTCTTCGCCGACGAGCCCACCGGCAACCTCGACTCCCGCACCGGGGGAGAGGTGCTCGGCCTCCTCGCCCGCACCGTACGCCGGACCGGCCGCACGGTCGTCATGGTCACCCACGACCCGGTCGCCGCCGCCCACGCCGACGAGGTCGTCTTCCTCGCCGACGGACGGCTCGTCGACCGCATGGACTCCCCGACCGCCGACCGCGTCCTGGACCGCCTGAAAGCCTTCGAGGTGCCGTCGTGA
- a CDS encoding ABC transporter permease — protein MNASLRLSLSSLRAHRRRFAGTFLAVFLGVAFLAGTLVMGDTLRAGFDSMFGNATAGTDAVVRGADAITTPGESQGVRQPVPTDLVDTVAAVPGVAAVAPDIQGAGQLVGSDGEPIGGQGPPTVAGNWITDPKLNPYRLAEGRAPARSGEVVINRGTAEKGGLKLGDTTTLRTPDPVRVTIVGLVTFGGEDGMAQVTFTGMTRADAERYLTAGPGRATSIVVRADPGLRQSELVDRLTPVLPEGVEAITGQESAQENTDMIASRFLTIFTTFLLVFSGVALLVATFSIHNTFAIVVAQRARENALLRALGASRRQVAEATLLEAVAVAVTASAAGLAGGLGIAAGLQALFPAIGFPFPEGELVIGGLSLALPLAVGVLVCLGSALMPAVRAGRAAPLAALRETAVDLAGASRPRAVTGAGLLALAVAATLTGVLVSPSVWLAGGGAVLALIAFVVLGPVASGTAVRVLGSPLDRLRGVTGSLARRNALRSPKRTAATAGALMIGVAVVSLFTVFGASLKATMDQTVARSFAGDVAVSTPSFGAGGSGLSPALAPALGELPQVDTAVGLGRGVAEVDGKGRALTVTDPVALRRTFDLGAVQGDLGTLGADGIAITRQEAGRRHLTPGDTTRLAFTDGDEKTFTVRAVYGRSELVGDYVITRAAWAPHRTQDADTLLAVSFADGVSTAEGKAAVEKIAAGYGDPEVQTRAEYARSSAGGIDMMLTLVYALLALAVLIALLGIANTLTLAIHERTRELGLLRAVGQTRSQLRAMVRWESVLLAAFGTAGGLALGVFLGWVLVRASDGASDSAFAFALPPARLAVVALVGVAAGALAGLRPARRAARLDVLRAIATE, from the coding sequence GTGAACGCGTCCCTGCGGCTCAGCCTCTCGTCGCTCCGCGCCCACCGCCGCCGCTTCGCCGGAACCTTCCTCGCCGTTTTCCTCGGTGTGGCCTTCCTGGCCGGAACGCTGGTCATGGGGGACACCCTGCGGGCCGGCTTCGACTCGATGTTCGGCAACGCGACCGCGGGCACCGACGCCGTCGTGCGCGGCGCGGACGCCATCACCACCCCCGGCGAGAGCCAGGGCGTGCGACAGCCCGTCCCCACGGACCTGGTCGACACCGTCGCGGCCGTCCCCGGCGTCGCGGCCGTCGCCCCCGACATCCAGGGCGCGGGGCAGCTCGTCGGCAGCGACGGCGAGCCGATCGGCGGCCAGGGGCCGCCCACCGTCGCGGGCAACTGGATCACCGACCCGAAGCTCAACCCCTACCGGCTCGCCGAGGGCCGCGCGCCGGCCCGGTCCGGCGAGGTCGTCATCAACCGGGGCACCGCCGAGAAGGGCGGCCTGAAGCTCGGCGACACCACCACGCTGCGCACCCCCGACCCCGTGCGCGTGACGATCGTCGGCCTCGTCACCTTCGGCGGCGAGGACGGCATGGCGCAGGTGACCTTCACCGGCATGACCCGCGCCGACGCCGAGAGGTACCTCACCGCCGGGCCCGGCCGGGCGACGAGCATCGTCGTGCGCGCCGACCCGGGGCTGCGCCAGTCGGAGCTGGTCGACCGGCTGACTCCCGTACTGCCCGAGGGCGTCGAGGCCATCACCGGTCAGGAGTCCGCGCAGGAGAACACCGACATGATCGCCAGTCGGTTCCTGACCATCTTCACCACGTTCCTCCTGGTGTTCTCCGGCGTGGCCCTGCTGGTCGCGACCTTCTCCATCCACAACACGTTCGCGATCGTCGTGGCCCAACGCGCCCGAGAGAACGCCCTGTTGCGCGCTCTCGGCGCTTCCCGCCGCCAGGTCGCCGAGGCCACGCTCCTCGAGGCCGTCGCGGTCGCCGTGACCGCCTCCGCCGCCGGACTCGCGGGCGGCCTCGGTATCGCCGCCGGCCTCCAGGCACTGTTCCCGGCCATCGGATTCCCCTTCCCCGAGGGCGAACTGGTGATCGGCGGCCTGTCGTTGGCCCTCCCCCTGGCGGTCGGCGTCCTGGTCTGCCTCGGGTCCGCGCTGATGCCCGCCGTGCGCGCCGGCCGCGCCGCCCCGCTGGCCGCGCTGCGCGAGACGGCCGTGGACCTTGCCGGCGCCTCCCGCCCGCGGGCCGTCACCGGCGCGGGCCTGCTCGCCCTCGCCGTCGCGGCCACCCTCACCGGCGTCCTGGTCTCCCCGTCCGTATGGCTGGCCGGAGGCGGAGCCGTCCTGGCCCTGATCGCCTTCGTCGTCCTCGGTCCGGTCGCCTCCGGCACCGCCGTACGGGTCCTCGGCAGCCCGCTGGACCGGCTGCGGGGTGTCACCGGAAGCCTCGCCCGCCGCAACGCCCTGCGCAGCCCGAAGCGGACGGCGGCCACCGCCGGCGCGCTGATGATCGGCGTCGCCGTGGTCTCGCTCTTCACCGTGTTCGGGGCCTCCCTCAAGGCGACGATGGACCAGACCGTCGCCCGCTCCTTCGCGGGCGACGTAGCCGTCAGCACCCCCTCCTTCGGCGCGGGCGGCAGCGGACTCAGCCCCGCGCTCGCCCCGGCCCTCGGTGAACTCCCCCAGGTGGACACGGCCGTCGGACTCGGCCGGGGAGTCGCCGAAGTCGACGGGAAGGGGCGGGCGTTGACCGTCACCGACCCGGTCGCCCTGCGCCGCACCTTCGACCTCGGCGCCGTCCAGGGCGACCTCGGCACCCTCGGCGCCGACGGCATCGCGATCACCCGGCAGGAGGCGGGCCGCCGGCATCTGACCCCCGGTGACACCACCCGGCTCGCCTTCACGGACGGCGACGAGAAGACGTTCACCGTACGCGCGGTCTACGGCCGCTCCGAACTCGTGGGCGACTACGTCATCACCCGCGCGGCCTGGGCCCCCCACCGAACCCAGGACGCCGACACGCTGCTCGCGGTCTCCTTCGCGGACGGTGTGAGCACGGCCGAGGGCAAGGCGGCCGTGGAGAAGATCGCCGCCGGGTACGGCGACCCCGAGGTGCAGACCCGCGCCGAGTACGCGCGGTCCTCGGCCGGCGGCATCGACATGATGCTCACCCTGGTCTACGCCCTGCTCGCCCTCGCGGTCCTCATCGCCCTGCTGGGCATCGCCAACACGCTGACCCTGGCGATCCACGAACGCACCCGCGAACTGGGCCTGCTCCGGGCCGTCGGCCAGACCCGGTCCCAGCTGCGGGCCATGGTCCGCTGGGAGTCCGTCCTGCTCGCCGCGTTCGGCACGGCGGGCGGCCTGGCTCTCGGCGTCTTCCTCGGCTGGGTGCTGGTCCGGGCCTCCGACGGGGCGAGCGACAGCGCCTTCGCCTTCGCGCTGCCGCCCGCGCGACTCGCCGTGGTCGCCCTGGTGGGCGTCGCCGCCGGAGCACTCGCCGGACTGCGTCCGGCCCGGCGAGCGGCCCGCCTGGACGTACTGCGGGCCATCGCCACGGAGTGA
- a CDS encoding DUF4865 family protein, with amino-acid sequence MHAMQYEFTLPADYDTGVIHARAARVGPLLDDWPGLGFKAVLLRERGVHGSSVNQYAPFYLWNTMEGMNAFLWGDGFQRLSDDFGRPAVRQWTGLAYEEGVAAGSPALFAVRRREPVPEEAALSEVARETVAEAGRLAREEGAVLAAAAVDTSRWESVHFSLWAHDTPKADGDLFQVLHLSAPGRTALPAGRQW; translated from the coding sequence ATGCACGCCATGCAGTACGAGTTCACGCTGCCCGCCGACTACGACACAGGCGTCATCCACGCGCGCGCCGCCCGCGTCGGGCCGCTTCTCGACGACTGGCCGGGACTCGGCTTCAAAGCCGTCCTGCTGCGCGAACGCGGGGTACACGGTTCGTCCGTCAACCAGTACGCGCCGTTCTACCTCTGGAACACCATGGAAGGCATGAACGCCTTCCTCTGGGGCGACGGCTTCCAGCGCCTCAGCGACGACTTCGGGCGCCCGGCGGTCCGTCAGTGGACGGGCCTGGCGTACGAGGAGGGCGTCGCCGCCGGTTCCCCCGCCCTCTTCGCCGTGCGGCGGCGCGAGCCGGTCCCGGAGGAAGCGGCGCTGTCCGAGGTGGCACGGGAGACGGTGGCCGAGGCCGGCCGGCTGGCGCGGGAGGAGGGCGCGGTCCTCGCGGCGGCGGCAGTGGACACGAGCCGCTGGGAGAGCGTGCACTTCTCGCTCTGGGCGCACGACACGCCGAAGGCCGACGGCGACCTGTTCCAGGTGCTGCACCTGTCGGCACCTGGGCGTACCGCCCTGCCCGCGGGCCGGCAGTGGTGA
- a CDS encoding SHOCT domain-containing protein has product MNTLANWDGGGPGPWILFFPLIWAAVVVGVVTLLRRTVWRGRRGSWSAVGDPRPTGDSPLAVLGRRFASGEIDEDEYWRRLSVLDEQFGRTGKGGAA; this is encoded by the coding sequence ATGAACACCCTGGCGAACTGGGACGGTGGCGGACCCGGCCCGTGGATCCTGTTCTTCCCGCTGATCTGGGCGGCCGTCGTCGTGGGCGTCGTGACGCTCCTGCGCCGCACGGTGTGGCGGGGCCGCCGCGGTTCCTGGAGCGCGGTCGGCGACCCCCGGCCCACCGGGGACTCGCCGCTCGCCGTCCTGGGCCGTCGCTTCGCCTCCGGCGAGATCGACGAGGACGAGTACTGGCGTCGGCTGTCCGTCCTGGACGAGCAGTTCGGCCGCACGGGCAAGGGCGGTGCGGCATGA